The following is a genomic window from Pseudomonas parafulva.
GGCCCTGCGCTGCGCACCCACCCGGCGCTGTCGAGTTCATCAAGGTTACCCATGAGTCATCGCGATCGCCTGGAAGCGACCTGCCCCCATTGCCAGGGGCAGGCCCTGTTCATCGAACCCTTCGAATTCACCACCGTTCTGCCAACCGATCAACCGGCACGTCGCTGGGGCGGCTGGTACGTGGTGGAGCGCTACCCGCAGTTGCTGCCATGGCAGGCGCCTGCCGGCAGTTCCAGCCAGCACCTGCTGCACGGTTCGAGCCACGGGCAGGGTTACGTGCCCCTTACCCGCGGCGTGGTCGAATGCCAGACGTGCCAGGCGCCTTTCGTTCACTTGCTGAACTGGCCCCAGGACGCCTGGTGGCAATGGTCGGTTCGCGGCAGGCTGCTCTGGGCCTGGGACCGAGACCATGCCCGGCGAATCGTCGAGTACGTGCGTGCCACCGATCGACCTCGGCGCGGTGTCTACGGCGACATCGCCAACCTGCCCGCCTACTTTCTCGCCGCCAAGCAGCGCGACACGGTGATCAAACTCATCGAGCGCACGCTGAACGCCACCCACTAGTGCGCCGCCCACAGGCTTCAGTGACAGGCGGCACTGGCGCTTGTGATTGCTGAACAATCTGTTGTGCGCCCTGGCCAGTGCCGTTGCCAGGCGAGCCGTGGTTTCGTTCAATGGCGCAGCCGGTTCCTTACCGGCACGGATTCAGACAGAACCATGAACACCCCGCGGAGCAGGCGCAATGATCATTCAGTTTCTTGGCAACGACAGCGCCCACAACCCGTCTTCGCGCACGTGCGATGCCTACCGCCTCGACGGCCTGACGCGCATGGACGAACTGTCGGCAGCAGGCCGCGAGATCGCTGCCCGTCACTCAGGCTGCACAGTGCTGTTTTCGCTGGATGACTTGCCCCAAGCGCTCTACACCAGCGGCCATGCACGGCTGTCTTCGAATCTCGACGCCGTGAGCGAGGCGGATCTGGGGCAATTGCCGCCCGAGTGCTTCGAGAACGGCCAGTACCTGGGTTACACCACCACCAAGGCAGAGTTCGCCCCTTGCCTGCGCATTCTTCTGCGCCAGGCGGATGCCCTCTCGTTCGAGGCCCTTTGTGCCCATGGCCTGACCCTGGATGACGCCGCGCTGGAGCATTGGCTGGCCTATCAAGCCAAACCGCTGATGCTGATCGATCAGCCCATGCTCGCGCTGGCGGCGCCAGTCGAGCAGCCTTGGCAGGCCCTGGCCGCGTTCCCCAATGGCTACTTCGAAAGCGACCTGGACCCTGCGCAGAACTGCGCGCTGGCCCGGCACCTGCAACAGACCCACGGTTATACCCTGATGGGGGTCGGTGCCTCGTACTTGGGCTTCACACGGGCCGAAGCGCCTGATGCAGCGCAAGCAGCGCGCGTTGCGGCAGACCTGTGCGCGCTGTACAACGTTCCGGCTGAACAGCACGAGGTACGACTGGACGCGCTGCGCGCCGGTATCGAGGGACGTTCGCACCTGTGGGTGCGCTATGTGGAGTGATCACTGCCGATGAATGCGGATACCCAGGCACTGGTGCATGTACTCGAACGCTTGGCCCTGTTGCTCGAAGGCGATGGCGACCAGCACTGGAGTCAATGGATGCGCCGGGCACGGACCCGTCTGCTCGCCGGTGACGGCGGCGGCGCGGACTTTCTGCTATCAGCCTACGGCGGCATGGGTTCGTTCAATGATGTGGTCCTCGGGCAGCATTACGACAGCAACGGCTTTTCCTGGAAGCCAGGGCATGTCGAGTTGAATGATCGATTCGACGAACTGCGTGGGGCGGCCTACACCTTGGCCCAGCAGATACGCCGCTCGCGCGCAGACACGCCCTGACCTCTCTCGCAATGCCGTCAGGGCGCTGTGGCAGACAGCTGCCGGATCATCGAGACGGTCAGGTACAGTCTCGGGGCGATACTCGACAGCTCGATGTATTCATCCTCGGCATGCAGGCCGGCCCCCA
Proteins encoded in this region:
- a CDS encoding DUF4253 domain-containing protein, with product MIIQFLGNDSAHNPSSRTCDAYRLDGLTRMDELSAAGREIAARHSGCTVLFSLDDLPQALYTSGHARLSSNLDAVSEADLGQLPPECFENGQYLGYTTTKAEFAPCLRILLRQADALSFEALCAHGLTLDDAALEHWLAYQAKPLMLIDQPMLALAAPVEQPWQALAAFPNGYFESDLDPAQNCALARHLQQTHGYTLMGVGASYLGFTRAEAPDAAQAARVAADLCALYNVPAEQHEVRLDALRAGIEGRSHLWVRYVE
- a CDS encoding DUF6966 domain-containing protein translates to MNADTQALVHVLERLALLLEGDGDQHWSQWMRRARTRLLAGDGGGADFLLSAYGGMGSFNDVVLGQHYDSNGFSWKPGHVELNDRFDELRGAAYTLAQQIRRSRADTP